A single region of the Pseudomonas sp. VD-NE ins genome encodes:
- a CDS encoding GNAT family N-acetyltransferase, producing the protein MSDQPVIQAVSDADIPEVLNFALKARAELFPKLSATGMPDDLARFAEVYLRGAGRFLIARYEGQIVASIGYLRYDRRFPHLPYPDLKVVEVVRLFVLPSQRRSGLAGALYRSLRDLALAEAVEVIYLHTHPFLPGAIEFWQRQGFEIIDVDADPVWQTNHMHNVMSEI; encoded by the coding sequence ATGAGTGATCAACCCGTTATCCAGGCAGTGTCTGACGCCGACATTCCTGAAGTGCTGAATTTTGCCTTAAAGGCCCGCGCCGAGCTTTTCCCCAAGCTCAGCGCAACGGGCATGCCTGACGATCTGGCGCGTTTTGCCGAGGTTTATCTGCGTGGGGCAGGGCGCTTTCTGATCGCTCGCTACGAAGGGCAGATTGTCGCCTCAATCGGCTATCTCCGTTACGACCGGCGCTTCCCGCACTTGCCCTATCCGGATCTTAAGGTGGTGGAAGTCGTCCGCCTGTTTGTCCTGCCATCGCAGCGCCGCTCGGGGCTGGCCGGTGCGTTATATCGATCACTCAGAGACCTGGCACTCGCCGAAGCAGTCGAGGTGATCTACCTGCACACCCATCCGTTTCTGCCGGGCGCCATTGAGTTCTGGCAGCGACAGGGTTTCGAGATTATTGACGTCGACGCTGACCCGGTCTGGCAAACAAACCACATGCACAACGTCATGAGTGAAATCTGA
- a CDS encoding iron ABC transporter permease: MIRTLLALATLLIAVVAGVAIGETSIEPGVVVQVLANKLWGAGHVLDPIDEGIVWNYRLTRALVAAACGAGLATCGVILQSLLRNPLADPYLLGISAGASTGAVMVALLGVGAGMISLSVGAFAGAVTAFVLVILLARVSGSASGTGQIILAGIAGSQLFNALTAFLITRSASSEQARGIMFWLLGNLGGVRWPSVWLAVPVAVFGLVVCLWHRRALDAFTFGADSAASLGIPVRRVQILLIGCAALVTAVMVSIVGSIGFVGLVIPHAARLLLGTGHARLLPASALGGAVFLIAADVLSRTLIKGQVIPVGVITALVGAPVFALILVGRRSAR, encoded by the coding sequence CTGATCCGTACGTTGCTGGCCCTGGCGACGCTGTTGATTGCCGTAGTTGCTGGCGTGGCCATCGGTGAAACCTCGATTGAACCGGGCGTGGTCGTGCAAGTGCTGGCGAACAAATTGTGGGGCGCCGGGCATGTGCTCGACCCTATCGACGAAGGCATCGTCTGGAACTACCGCTTGACCCGCGCACTGGTCGCGGCCGCGTGCGGTGCCGGTCTGGCGACGTGCGGGGTGATCTTGCAGTCGCTTCTGCGCAACCCGTTGGCGGATCCCTATCTGCTGGGGATTTCTGCCGGCGCCTCGACCGGGGCGGTGATGGTGGCGTTGCTCGGGGTTGGCGCCGGAATGATCTCGTTATCCGTCGGTGCATTTGCCGGCGCAGTGACAGCGTTTGTGCTGGTGATTCTGCTGGCGCGGGTCAGCGGTTCGGCGAGCGGCACCGGGCAAATCATTCTTGCGGGGATTGCCGGCTCGCAGCTGTTCAATGCGCTGACGGCGTTTCTGATTACCCGCTCGGCCAGCTCCGAGCAGGCACGCGGGATCATGTTCTGGCTGCTGGGCAATCTCGGTGGCGTGCGTTGGCCGTCGGTGTGGTTGGCGGTGCCGGTGGCCGTGTTCGGGTTGGTCGTGTGTCTGTGGCATCGGCGGGCGCTGGATGCGTTTACCTTTGGCGCGGATTCGGCGGCGTCTCTCGGCATTCCGGTGCGACGTGTGCAGATTTTGTTGATTGGCTGCGCGGCGCTGGTGACGGCAGTGATGGTGTCGATTGTCGGCTCGATCGGTTTTGTCGGGTTGGTGATCCCCCACGCCGCGCGGCTGTTGCTTGGCACCGGGCATGCACGCCTGCTGCCGGCCAGTGCGTTGGGCGGCGCGGTGTTTCTGATTGCTGCTGATGTGCTGTCGCGCACGCTGATCAAGGGGCAGGTGATTCCGGTCGGGGTGATAACCGCACTGGTCGGTGCCCCGGTGTTTGCCCTGATTCTGGTGGGTCGGAGATCAGCGCGATGA
- a CDS encoding ABC transporter substrate-binding protein encodes MLLPRIATLITGLSLGALAQAAPTVYPLTIENCGSTLTFQHAPTRTVTIGQAGTEMLYAMGLSDKVVGTSLWFNNVLARYKAQNDQIERLADNEPSFESVIGKRPELVAVELEWMVGPQGAVGTREQFHELKIPTYLLPSDCEAKDNLVGADGTRLAPFRIDTIYKSVSQLAQIFDVQERGQQLNDELKASLAKSIATAQGKQLKDASALVWFSSAQMDIEPFVAGHKGIPDFMLSTLGVRNVVESDEEWPTVGWETIAKANPTFLVIARMDRRRFPADDYEKKLAFLRSDPVTRNMDAVKHNRIIILDAMAMQASLRMFDGIEQLATAINGYDLSQ; translated from the coding sequence ATGCTGCTGCCCCGCATTGCCACCCTCATCACCGGCCTGAGCCTTGGCGCCCTGGCGCAGGCGGCACCGACTGTCTATCCACTGACGATAGAAAACTGCGGCAGCACCCTGACCTTCCAGCACGCACCGACGCGCACCGTGACCATCGGCCAGGCCGGCACGGAAATGCTCTACGCCATGGGCCTGAGCGACAAAGTCGTCGGCACGTCACTGTGGTTCAACAATGTATTGGCCAGATACAAGGCGCAGAACGACCAGATCGAGCGCCTGGCCGACAACGAACCGAGTTTCGAATCGGTGATCGGCAAGCGCCCGGAACTGGTGGCTGTCGAGCTGGAATGGATGGTCGGCCCGCAAGGTGCGGTCGGCACCCGCGAGCAGTTTCATGAACTGAAGATTCCGACTTACCTGCTACCTTCCGATTGCGAAGCCAAGGACAACCTCGTCGGCGCCGACGGTACGCGGCTGGCGCCGTTCCGCATCGACACGATTTACAAGAGCGTGAGCCAACTGGCGCAGATCTTCGATGTGCAGGAGCGTGGCCAGCAGCTCAATGATGAACTCAAGGCCAGCCTCGCCAAATCGATCGCCACCGCCCAAGGCAAACAGCTCAAGGATGCCAGCGCACTGGTGTGGTTCTCCAGCGCACAAATGGACATCGAGCCATTCGTGGCCGGGCACAAAGGCATTCCCGATTTCATGCTCAGCACCCTCGGCGTGCGCAACGTGGTGGAGTCCGATGAAGAGTGGCCAACGGTCGGCTGGGAAACCATCGCCAAGGCTAATCCGACCTTCCTGGTCATCGCGCGCATGGATCGCCGACGCTTCCCCGCTGACGACTATGAAAAGAAACTCGCCTTCCTGCGCAGCGACCCGGTGACGCGCAATATGGACGCGGTGAAGCACAACCGCATCATCATTCTCGACGCCATGGCCATGCAGGCGAGCCTGCGCATGTTCGACGGCATTGAGCAACTGGCCACGGCCATCAACGGCTATGACCTGTCGCAATGA
- a CDS encoding Ppx/GppA family phosphatase, giving the protein MKEDASLFAAIDLGSNAFRLMIGQSVRSRKGLQIQEVKTLREPVRLAEGFDGGALDALALDRGWQALARFGKKLRGFEAGRVRAVATSAVREADNAQLFLASAERHLGFPIDVICGHEEARLVYAGVTHALPSAEDLRLVVDIGGGSTELILGQGSQPLLTESIAIGSGTLSTRFFRGGDVSAGALQEAERFAILQFEKVARRYRAQGWQQTIGSSGTARMLAKVLKANRLNDYGQDGITYGGLLRLSLLLLKVNNVQQLKLAGLQPHRQSILPGGLVLMLAAFKVFGIAQMLPSEPGLRLGVLHGLMSQH; this is encoded by the coding sequence ATGAAAGAAGACGCCTCGCTGTTTGCCGCCATCGACCTGGGTTCGAATGCCTTTCGCCTGATGATCGGCCAGTCAGTGCGCAGTCGAAAAGGCCTGCAGATTCAGGAAGTGAAAACCCTGCGCGAACCGGTACGCCTCGCCGAGGGCTTTGACGGTGGCGCGCTGGATGCCTTGGCACTGGATCGCGGCTGGCAAGCATTGGCGCGGTTCGGCAAGAAGCTGCGCGGTTTCGAGGCCGGCCGAGTCCGTGCGGTGGCCACCAGCGCGGTGCGCGAGGCTGACAATGCGCAGCTGTTTCTGGCCAGTGCCGAGCGGCATCTGGGCTTTCCCATCGACGTCATTTGCGGCCATGAAGAAGCGCGTCTGGTCTATGCCGGCGTGACCCACGCCTTGCCAAGCGCTGAAGACCTGCGCCTGGTGGTCGACATCGGCGGCGGCTCAACCGAGCTGATCCTCGGCCAAGGCTCGCAACCGTTGCTCACCGAAAGCATCGCCATCGGCAGCGGCACCTTGAGCACGCGCTTCTTTCGCGGCGGTGACGTGTCTGCCGGCGCGCTACAGGAGGCCGAACGCTTCGCCATCCTGCAGTTTGAAAAGGTTGCCCGGCGCTATCGTGCGCAGGGCTGGCAGCAAACCATCGGTTCGTCCGGCACTGCGCGCATGCTGGCTAAAGTGCTCAAGGCCAATCGCCTCAACGACTACGGTCAGGACGGCATCACCTACGGCGGACTGCTGCGCCTGTCGCTGCTTCTGCTGAAGGTGAACAACGTCCAGCAACTGAAACTGGCCGGGCTGCAACCTCATCGTCAGAGCATTTTGCCCGGCGGTCTGGTGTTGATGCTGGCCGCCTTCAAAGTGTTCGGCATCGCACAAATGTTGCCGTCAGAACCGGGTCTGCGTTTGGGCGTATTGCACGGTTTGATGAGCCAGCACTAA